A genome region from Flavobacterium sp. CFS9 includes the following:
- a CDS encoding four helix bundle protein has product MAKIEKFEDLEIWRLAREICQQIEYLIQNTNLKTNYSLTNQIDRSSGSIMDNITEGFERNGNREFIIFLSIAKGSAGEVKSQSYRAFDKKLITEEQYLELNEKVELVKNKIGAMMNYLNKCEIKGLKFK; this is encoded by the coding sequence ATGGCAAAAATAGAGAAATTTGAAGATCTGGAAATCTGGAGACTTGCCAGAGAAATTTGTCAGCAAATTGAGTATTTAATTCAAAACACCAACTTAAAAACTAATTATTCACTAACAAACCAAATTGACAGAAGCTCAGGTTCAATCATGGATAATATTACCGAAGGTTTTGAACGAAATGGAAACAGAGAATTCATCATTTTTTTAAGTATCGCAAAAGGTTCAGCCGGAGAAGTAAAATCACAATCCTATAGAGCGTTCGACAAAAAACTGATTACTGAAGAACAGTATTTAGAACTAAATGAAAAAGTTGAACTGGTAAAAAATAAAATTGGGGCCATGATGAATTATTTAAATAAATGTGAAATCAAAGGCCTCAAATTCAAATAA
- the folE gene encoding GTP cyclohydrolase I FolE, producing the protein MINNEDFLDEIGDNHFSSNAKNPLRADAFDLSDDEKIEKIKKDVENILQTLGMDLTDDSIKGTPNRVAKMFVKEIFGGLNPSKQPKASTFDNNYKYGEMLVEKNITVYSTCEHHLLPIIGRAHVAYISNGRVIGLSKMNRIVEYYAKRPQVQERLTMQIVQELQKALGTEDVACVIDAKHLCVNSRGIKDIESSTVTSEFGGRFKDPQIKRELLDYIKLDTPF; encoded by the coding sequence ATGATAAATAACGAAGATTTTTTAGACGAAATAGGAGACAATCACTTTAGCAGTAACGCAAAAAATCCTTTAAGAGCGGATGCTTTTGACTTAAGTGACGACGAAAAAATAGAAAAAATAAAAAAAGATGTTGAAAACATCCTTCAAACTCTGGGAATGGATTTGACGGATGACAGCATCAAAGGTACTCCAAACCGAGTAGCCAAAATGTTTGTAAAAGAAATTTTTGGAGGTCTTAATCCTTCAAAACAGCCAAAAGCTTCTACTTTTGACAACAACTACAAATACGGTGAAATGCTGGTAGAAAAAAACATTACGGTTTATTCTACTTGTGAGCACCATTTACTGCCAATTATTGGAAGAGCTCACGTAGCATATATCTCTAACGGAAGAGTTATTGGTTTATCCAAAATGAACCGTATTGTAGAATATTATGCTAAAAGACCTCAGGTTCAGGAGCGTCTAACCATGCAAATTGTTCAGGAATTACAAAAAGCCCTTGGAACCGAAGACGTAGCCTGCGTGATTGACGCGAAACACCTTTGCGTAAATTCAAGAGGAATCAAAGATATCGAAAGCAGTACGGTAACCTCTGAATTTGGCGGCAGATTTAAAGATCCGCAAATTAAAAGAGAACTTTTGGATTATATTAAATTGGATACGCCGTTTTAA
- a CDS encoding pyridoxal phosphate-dependent aminotransferase, with protein sequence MPTISHKGRNMPESPIRKLAPFADLAKKKGHKVYHLNIGQPDIKTPEVAIEAVKNIDLTLIEYSPSAGYESYRKKLAQFYQRQNVNVNTEDIIVTTGGSEALLFALATITDPGDEIIIPEPFYANYHAFASSTSATVVPLVSTIETAFALPSIEEVEKLITTKTKAILICNPGNPTGYLYSEEEIRQLAALIKKHDLYLIADEVYREFLYDGDDKHFSVMNLEDVQQNVIMVDSVSKRYSMCGARIGCLVTKNKEVLATVMKFAQARLSPPTIEQIACEAAIDTPQSYFDEVISEYKERRDTLIAELNKIEGVIVTKPKGAFYCIAQLPIENSEDFAQWLLESYDLNGETVMVAPAAGFYSTPRMGLNQVRIAYVLNKKDLITAVNILKEALLTYNKK encoded by the coding sequence ATGCCAACAATCTCACACAAAGGCAGAAACATGCCCGAATCACCGATACGTAAACTTGCTCCTTTTGCTGATTTAGCAAAGAAAAAAGGACACAAAGTGTATCATTTAAACATTGGTCAACCGGATATCAAGACACCCGAAGTGGCCATCGAGGCGGTAAAAAATATTGACTTAACCCTTATAGAATATAGTCCGTCAGCCGGATATGAAAGCTATAGAAAAAAATTAGCTCAATTTTACCAGCGTCAAAATGTAAACGTTAACACAGAAGACATCATTGTTACAACCGGTGGTTCTGAAGCCTTACTATTTGCGCTGGCCACAATTACAGATCCGGGAGATGAAATCATCATTCCGGAACCTTTTTATGCTAATTACCATGCATTTGCATCTTCAACAAGTGCAACTGTTGTTCCTTTGGTTTCTACTATTGAAACTGCATTTGCTTTACCAAGTATTGAAGAAGTTGAAAAACTCATTACTACAAAAACAAAAGCCATATTAATCTGTAATCCCGGAAATCCAACCGGATATTTATACTCTGAAGAAGAAATCAGACAACTGGCAGCCTTAATCAAAAAACACGATTTATACCTGATTGCTGACGAAGTCTATCGCGAGTTTTTATACGACGGAGACGACAAACATTTTTCTGTAATGAATCTGGAAGATGTTCAGCAAAACGTAATCATGGTCGATTCGGTTTCTAAACGTTATAGCATGTGTGGCGCCAGAATTGGATGTCTGGTAACCAAAAATAAAGAAGTACTGGCCACTGTAATGAAATTTGCACAGGCACGTCTGAGCCCCCCTACAATCGAGCAGATTGCATGTGAAGCAGCAATAGATACTCCGCAAAGTTATTTTGACGAGGTAATTTCCGAATACAAAGAACGTCGTGATACTTTAATTGCCGAATTAAATAAAATTGAAGGCGTTATTGTAACGAAACCAAAAGGAGCATTTTACTGCATCGCACAATTACCTATAGAGAATTCTGAAGATTTTGCGCAATGGCTTTTAGAAAGTTACGACCTCAATGGTGAAACGGTTATGGTTGCTCCTGCTGCCGGATTTTACTCAACACCAAGAATGGGACTGAATCAGGTTCGAATTGCCTATGTTTTAAACAAAAAAGATTTAATAACTGCCGTAAACATTTTAAAAGAAGCACTTTTGACTTACAATAAAAAATAA
- a CDS encoding PDZ domain-containing protein — MRKHFMLFLGLFTAFTLQAQEDFQIGNRASKVTIPFTLINNLVFIPIKVNGVELNFLLDSGVEETILFSMEEMQEVSFKNVQKIKLRGLGSDNEIEGLKSTNNVLETHGLKSSNHLLYVILDQTFNLSSHIGIPVNGIIGYKFFKNNLVELNYQKKKIVVHQNNEETLKRLNKKFKAVPITIERSKPYLYTTAFVDNAAVPAKMLIDIGNSDAFWIFKNDIIKLPNKNFPDFLGKGFSGDIEGHRAKIEKFSIGEFDFNNPIVAFPDSTSIRNVKMVPGRIGSVGGEVLKRFTVVLDYADKTLYLRKNSKFSEPFTYNKSGITVQHNGLQWVQETVHLETVQVVNSVQEAGYTAKKDNNFRYKFSLKPIYEIVNIRKNSAAERCGLKTGDVIVRINHTLPYKYTLQQINSLLKSEEDVWIDLEVERNSLLLKFRFKLEDEL, encoded by the coding sequence ATGAGAAAACATTTCATGTTGTTTCTTGGGCTTTTCACAGCTTTTACACTTCAGGCGCAGGAAGATTTTCAAATAGGAAATCGTGCCTCTAAGGTTACGATACCTTTTACATTAATTAACAATCTGGTTTTTATTCCTATAAAAGTAAATGGAGTAGAACTGAATTTCTTACTGGATTCTGGTGTTGAAGAAACCATTTTGTTCAGTATGGAAGAAATGCAGGAAGTTAGTTTTAAAAATGTTCAGAAAATTAAGCTGAGAGGTTTAGGAAGTGACAACGAAATTGAAGGTTTGAAATCGACCAATAATGTTTTAGAAACTCATGGTTTAAAATCAAGCAACCATTTGCTTTATGTTATTCTGGATCAAACTTTTAATCTGTCATCGCACATTGGAATTCCGGTGAATGGTATTATCGGATATAAATTTTTCAAAAACAACCTCGTTGAGTTAAACTATCAAAAGAAGAAGATTGTTGTTCATCAGAATAATGAAGAGACTCTTAAAAGACTGAATAAAAAATTTAAAGCAGTTCCTATTACGATCGAAAGATCTAAACCGTATCTGTACACAACCGCATTTGTAGACAATGCTGCTGTTCCCGCAAAAATGTTAATTGATATTGGTAATAGTGATGCTTTTTGGATTTTTAAGAATGATATTATAAAACTTCCGAATAAAAATTTTCCCGATTTTTTAGGGAAAGGTTTCAGTGGTGATATAGAAGGACATCGTGCCAAAATTGAAAAGTTTTCTATAGGTGAGTTTGATTTTAATAACCCTATCGTGGCTTTTCCGGATTCAACTTCGATTCGAAATGTGAAGATGGTGCCGGGACGAATTGGTTCTGTCGGTGGAGAAGTTTTAAAACGATTTACAGTTGTACTGGATTATGCGGATAAAACATTGTATCTCAGGAAAAACAGTAAATTTTCAGAGCCTTTTACTTATAATAAGAGTGGAATTACTGTGCAGCACAACGGGCTTCAATGGGTTCAGGAGACGGTTCATTTGGAGACTGTGCAGGTTGTTAATTCAGTTCAGGAAGCGGGTTATACTGCTAAAAAAGATAACAATTTCAGATATAAGTTTTCACTAAAACCAATTTATGAAATTGTAAATATCCGTAAAAACTCAGCCGCAGAACGTTGTGGATTGAAAACAGGAGATGTCATTGTTCGAATTAATCATACGCTTCCGTACAAATATACCTTACAGCAAATTAATTCACTTTTAAAGTCGGAAGAAGATGTTTGGATAGATTTAGAAGTAGAAAGAAATAGTCTTCTTTTAAAATTTAGATTTAAACTGGAAGATGAGTTGTAG
- a CDS encoding gliding motility-associated C-terminal domain-containing protein yields MVKNYTSFLQFALFFMVLLVSASKLQAQCAGTDAQKIICDIEDPVNQSISLFSLLGGTPAPGGTWTDNNNLRGLDTSTGMLNAQLISSGGTYQYTYTVTTPGCVVNKATVTLTIGAYSGIGTEATICNDRGEYNLFTAFNSVIMGPHSNGTWRDSSGRIVRSTFTVPKVQVKTTYNFTYTVPPVLACESVPLTSAVKITVVRKPEAGDPTDKELCGTTDLGPYANFDLHDLLSGEDMGGKWSGPGIIASTGYTVNLQTLFATSGPGEYIYTYTVFAVPDQNICENDVETIKITLEKRLDFTGAKLVVNSDICEDKMATASYTARITRGAQAIPDGEYEVQYTITGPTVASATVKANFTNGVLIFPLNSNYFKQIGTFTLTVTSIIATSSKRLCTNIINNLSDDLIISPLPRLDGAVLTTIPVCQNEAAVVQISNASLLANGTYRITYNLTGDNVVTGRTANIAVSGGSANFVIPASLNVKSGSSAITITGITNITNPSPQCSNAANVKGNQVINPLPDGTTVVVQVENFCFGEPVPVAVSGLGNLTDITLSYTLSDSNSSALQTVVLAVTNGKVAFVIPAELLLNTGSTRIKVLNVKNNVTSCDIDLVNVSDTFIINSIPGAPLAASPQIFCKVEGAVITNLTPRGAQYKWYSSATATAPLADTYVLKTEQLYVREVSAANCSSAPTQVSVVVNDTPAPTLNSGGENFCGLKNPTIGDLSKATNVSSTVAWYDAENDGNLLTSTTLLRDKATYYGFDLSVVTSCISDNYLGVTVSLFDCNPDEYAFFIPDGFSPNGDNVNDTFRIPDIEFLYPDYTLEIFNRYGNVMFKGDRNKPNWDGRNSESVGFGDGIAANGVYFYVINFNKNNRRPQQGRLYLNR; encoded by the coding sequence ATGGTGAAAAATTACACTAGTTTCTTGCAATTCGCATTGTTTTTTATGGTCTTATTGGTTAGTGCTTCAAAACTTCAGGCGCAGTGTGCGGGAACTGATGCGCAAAAAATAATTTGTGATATTGAAGATCCGGTCAATCAATCAATCTCTTTGTTTTCGTTATTGGGAGGTACCCCGGCTCCCGGAGGAACGTGGACGGATAATAATAATTTAAGAGGCTTAGATACTTCTACAGGAATGTTAAACGCACAGCTTATTTCAAGTGGGGGAACTTACCAATACACCTATACTGTAACAACGCCGGGATGTGTTGTAAATAAAGCGACCGTAACCTTAACTATTGGCGCATATTCAGGAATTGGAACTGAAGCTACAATCTGTAATGACAGAGGAGAGTATAATCTTTTTACAGCATTTAATAGTGTTATTATGGGACCGCATTCCAACGGAACATGGAGGGATAGTAGCGGTAGGATTGTAAGATCTACGTTCACGGTACCAAAGGTACAAGTGAAGACCACTTATAATTTTACTTACACAGTGCCGCCTGTACTGGCATGCGAATCGGTACCACTTACCTCGGCAGTGAAGATAACGGTTGTAAGGAAGCCGGAAGCCGGAGATCCAACAGATAAAGAATTATGCGGTACGACTGATTTGGGACCTTATGCTAATTTTGACCTGCACGACCTGCTTTCAGGGGAAGATATGGGAGGTAAGTGGAGTGGTCCCGGTATTATCGCGTCAACAGGCTATACCGTTAATCTTCAGACATTGTTTGCTACATCCGGACCAGGAGAGTACATTTATACCTACACTGTTTTTGCGGTTCCGGATCAGAATATCTGTGAAAATGATGTTGAAACGATAAAAATTACACTGGAAAAGAGATTAGATTTTACCGGCGCAAAGCTGGTGGTTAACTCGGATATTTGTGAAGATAAAATGGCAACAGCATCGTATACCGCACGAATTACGCGAGGGGCTCAAGCTATCCCGGACGGAGAATATGAAGTTCAGTATACTATTACAGGGCCTACCGTTGCATCAGCAACTGTAAAGGCTAATTTTACTAATGGGGTATTGATATTTCCGCTTAATTCTAATTATTTTAAACAAATAGGTACATTTACGCTTACTGTTACCAGCATTATAGCCACATCCAGTAAAAGATTGTGTACCAATATAATTAATAATTTATCAGACGATTTAATTATTAGTCCTTTGCCGCGTTTAGACGGAGCCGTTTTAACAACTATTCCAGTTTGTCAAAATGAGGCAGCAGTAGTTCAAATTTCAAATGCTTCGTTGTTGGCTAATGGAACTTACAGAATTACGTATAATCTGACGGGTGATAATGTTGTTACCGGTAGAACAGCAAATATTGCAGTTTCCGGCGGCAGTGCAAACTTTGTAATTCCGGCGAGTTTAAATGTAAAAAGCGGATCGTCAGCAATTACAATAACTGGTATCACAAACATTACAAATCCGTCTCCCCAATGTTCGAATGCGGCCAATGTAAAAGGAAACCAGGTTATCAATCCTTTGCCGGATGGAACAACTGTTGTGGTACAGGTCGAAAATTTTTGTTTTGGAGAGCCAGTTCCTGTTGCGGTTTCCGGATTAGGAAATTTAACGGACATTACACTCTCTTACACGCTTTCTGACAGTAACTCATCTGCATTACAGACCGTTGTTTTAGCGGTTACAAACGGAAAAGTTGCTTTTGTTATTCCTGCAGAACTGCTTTTAAATACAGGTTCGACAAGAATTAAGGTTCTAAATGTGAAAAACAATGTGACATCCTGTGATATTGATTTGGTTAATGTGTCGGATACTTTTATAATAAATTCAATTCCTGGCGCTCCGCTTGCGGCTAGCCCGCAGATTTTTTGTAAAGTGGAAGGAGCGGTAATTACAAATCTAACACCGCGTGGAGCTCAGTACAAATGGTATAGTTCGGCAACGGCAACAGCACCACTTGCTGATACGTATGTTTTAAAAACAGAGCAGCTTTATGTGAGAGAAGTTTCTGCTGCAAATTGTAGTTCTGCACCAACTCAGGTTTCGGTGGTGGTAAACGATACACCGGCTCCAACTCTGAATTCTGGAGGGGAGAATTTTTGCGGTTTAAAAAATCCTACCATTGGAGATTTATCCAAAGCGACCAATGTATCTTCGACAGTTGCCTGGTATGATGCCGAGAATGATGGCAATTTGTTGACTTCAACAACTTTGCTTCGAGATAAGGCAACTTATTACGGTTTCGATCTTTCGGTTGTAACCAGTTGTATTTCTGATAATTATTTAGGAGTTACAGTTTCTTTATTCGATTGTAATCCGGATGAATATGCCTTTTTTATTCCGGACGGATTTTCACCAAACGGAGATAACGTAAACGATACTTTCAGAATTCCGGATATAGAATTTTTGTACCCGGATTATACTCTTGAAATTTTCAACAGATATGGAAATGTGATGTTTAAAGGAGATAGAAATAAACCCAATTGGGATGGAAGAAATTCTGAATCAGTCGGTTTTGGTGACGGAATTGCGGCAAATGGAGTCTATTTTTATGTGATCAATTTTAATAAAAATAACAGACGTCCGCAACAAGGCCGACTTTACCTGAACAGATAA
- a CDS encoding type IX secretion system membrane protein PorP/SprF has translation MKKVLLFISFLFCITSASAQQDPEYTHYMYNMSVVNPAYATGVPAMMNFGGLYRTQWVGAVGAPKTFTFFGHTALSDKIEVGLSLVSDDIGDGAKKENNFYADFAYVLNLGRKNKLSLGLKAGYTSLQSNFNGFKLESGDAASDLAFAQNVNVTKPNIGVGAYYFRDNFYVGLSVPNLLSTKHIEEKSGINAYGSEAIHTFLTAGYVFQLNDKVKLKPAIMSRFVPGAPVNLDLTANVLYNNKFEFGAAYRVNDAVSALMNINVTPTLRVGYAYDHTLSNMGRFNSGTHEIMLLFDLDLLGKGYDKSPRFF, from the coding sequence ATGAAAAAAGTACTACTTTTTATAAGTTTCCTCTTTTGTATCACATCAGCTTCGGCCCAACAGGATCCTGAGTACACCCATTATATGTACAACATGAGTGTAGTTAATCCTGCTTATGCGACAGGAGTTCCCGCGATGATGAATTTTGGAGGATTGTACAGAACGCAATGGGTTGGAGCCGTTGGAGCACCTAAAACTTTCACCTTTTTCGGACATACAGCTTTAAGTGATAAAATAGAGGTTGGGCTTTCATTGGTTTCAGATGATATTGGTGACGGAGCCAAAAAAGAAAATAATTTCTACGCTGATTTTGCCTATGTCTTAAATCTGGGTAGAAAAAATAAACTTTCACTTGGACTAAAAGCTGGTTATACCTCGCTTCAAAGTAATTTCAACGGGTTTAAATTAGAAAGTGGAGATGCAGCCAGTGATTTGGCTTTCGCCCAAAATGTAAACGTCACCAAACCTAATATTGGGGTGGGGGCCTATTATTTCAGAGACAATTTTTATGTTGGTTTATCCGTACCAAATTTGTTGAGCACCAAACATATCGAAGAAAAATCCGGAATCAACGCTTACGGATCAGAAGCCATTCATACTTTTTTAACGGCAGGATATGTTTTTCAACTCAATGATAAGGTTAAACTAAAACCTGCTATTATGTCAAGATTTGTTCCGGGAGCGCCGGTTAATTTAGACCTGACAGCCAATGTTTTGTACAATAATAAATTCGAATTTGGGGCAGCCTATAGAGTAAACGATGCCGTGAGTGCTTTAATGAATATAAATGTAACGCCAACTTTAAGAGTAGGCTATGCTTACGATCATACGCTATCGAATATGGGCAGGTTTAATTCCGGAACACACGAAATTATGCTGCTTTTTGATTTAGACTTATTAGGAAAAGGATACGATAAATCCCCAAGATTCTTTTAA
- a CDS encoding OmpA family protein: MKNRKKLLVIVFVFLIQFLQAQDFELARAKRFFDKTHYAEAITLYEKLAENKPSQEVIKNLADSYFYTNDLIKAQRYYRLLIQNYGNDLDRNYYFRYAQTLKASNSYDDANAALKEYYSKSDNSDAVSNFEKELKTLENVSAIGKRYELKNLAINTPNSEFGAVKYNENLVFAGVKLKPGLLDKKFKWDNKTYLNLVTIPLKNSNSADSIVHYFAKELKSGMHEANAVFTKDGKTIYFTRNNSKNKSKKTNEQKISNLQIFKAELVEGKWKNVTSLPFNSSEYSVEHPALSPDEKVLYFASDMPGTLGSFDIYSVNINKGAFDTPRNLGPTINTDKREQFPFVSTDQKLYFSSDGHLGYGSLDVFVSDIKGNEYSKPVNVGQPLNSNGDDFSFNIDADTKEGYFASNREGGKGSDDIYQIKEIKDLIVEDCKQFIAGIITDVDTKLPLENATVTLQNSDQKVLNSIITSADGKFSFTVDCESLFTVLSSKEKYTSASRVISSGKTRDASHDASMALRSLEVIKQEELQTAEKKRQEEQQLAEKKRQEEEIDTKRRKEREALAAIALKEADKKAKADEIIAKEIRKKEKTTQILAQEKDVIKDNKGRLIIKTDPIYFDYNLWYIRKESKVVLGRVVELMQKYPDMVIEIGSHTDSRGNEKFNANLSQKRASSTRDFILESGINAKRVTAKGYGESVPIVKCNPDEACSEEEHELNRRSEFVIKDL; the protein is encoded by the coding sequence ATGAAAAATAGGAAAAAACTACTCGTTATTGTATTCGTATTTTTAATACAGTTTTTGCAGGCTCAGGATTTTGAATTGGCCAGAGCCAAGCGTTTTTTTGATAAAACGCATTATGCTGAAGCCATTACTTTATATGAAAAATTAGCAGAAAATAAGCCATCGCAGGAAGTAATTAAAAATCTGGCGGATTCTTATTTTTATACCAACGATCTGATAAAAGCCCAGCGATATTACCGACTTTTGATTCAAAATTATGGCAATGATTTAGACCGGAATTATTATTTCAGATATGCACAGACTTTAAAAGCAAGCAATAGTTATGACGACGCCAATGCAGCCTTAAAAGAGTATTATTCAAAATCAGATAATAGTGATGCGGTTTCTAATTTTGAGAAAGAGTTGAAAACTTTGGAGAATGTTTCGGCAATTGGGAAACGATATGAACTTAAAAATTTGGCAATCAACACCCCTAATTCAGAGTTTGGAGCAGTAAAATACAATGAAAATCTGGTTTTTGCAGGAGTAAAATTAAAACCCGGATTATTGGATAAGAAATTCAAATGGGACAATAAAACATATTTGAATTTAGTGACGATTCCTCTTAAAAACAGTAATTCCGCGGATTCTATAGTTCATTATTTTGCCAAAGAGTTAAAAAGCGGGATGCACGAGGCAAACGCGGTTTTTACGAAAGACGGTAAAACGATTTATTTTACGCGTAATAATTCCAAAAATAAAAGCAAGAAAACAAACGAGCAGAAAATTTCGAATCTTCAGATCTTTAAAGCCGAACTGGTCGAAGGGAAATGGAAAAATGTAACGTCACTTCCGTTTAACAGTTCAGAATATTCAGTCGAACATCCTGCATTGAGTCCGGATGAAAAAGTGTTGTACTTTGCATCAGATATGCCCGGAACTTTGGGTTCGTTTGATATCTATTCAGTTAACATCAATAAAGGAGCATTTGATACACCCCGAAATTTAGGACCAACCATTAATACCGACAAAAGAGAGCAGTTTCCTTTTGTCTCAACAGATCAAAAACTTTATTTTTCTTCTGACGGACATTTGGGTTATGGATCGCTTGATGTTTTTGTTTCAGATATTAAAGGAAACGAATACAGCAAACCTGTGAATGTGGGACAACCTTTGAATTCAAATGGAGATGATTTCTCTTTCAATATCGATGCTGATACCAAAGAAGGTTATTTTGCTTCCAATAGAGAGGGCGGAAAAGGAAGTGATGATATTTATCAGATTAAAGAAATCAAAGATCTAATTGTAGAAGACTGTAAACAATTCATTGCAGGAATTATTACAGATGTCGATACCAAGCTGCCTTTAGAAAATGCGACAGTGACTTTACAGAATTCAGATCAAAAGGTGCTAAACTCAATTATTACTTCAGCAGATGGAAAGTTCAGTTTTACTGTTGATTGCGAAAGTTTGTTTACTGTTTTAAGTTCCAAAGAAAAGTATACAAGCGCATCGAGAGTCATATCTTCCGGAAAAACCAGAGATGCAAGCCATGATGCTTCGATGGCACTAAGATCTTTGGAGGTTATAAAACAAGAAGAGTTACAAACAGCTGAAAAGAAAAGACAGGAAGAGCAGCAGCTTGCAGAAAAGAAAAGGCAGGAAGAAGAAATTGATACGAAACGAAGAAAAGAAAGAGAAGCATTGGCTGCTATTGCTTTAAAAGAAGCAGATAAAAAAGCAAAGGCAGACGAAATTATAGCAAAAGAAATTAGAAAGAAAGAGAAAACAACTCAGATTCTTGCGCAGGAGAAAGATGTAATAAAAGACAATAAAGGGAGGTTAATCATTAAAACCGATCCGATTTACTTTGATTATAATTTATGGTACATCCGAAAAGAATCCAAAGTAGTATTGGGACGTGTGGTGGAATTAATGCAGAAATATCCTGACATGGTAATCGAAATTGGATCACATACCGATTCAAGAGGAAATGAAAAGTTTAATGCCAATTTATCTCAGAAAAGAGCCAGTTCAACCAGAGATTTTATATTAGAATCTGGTATTAATGCTAAAAGAGTTACGGCAAAAGGATATGGGGAATCAGTACCTATAGTAAAATGCAACCCAGATGAAGCCTGTTCTGAAGAAGAACATGAATTGAACAGAAGAAGTGAATTTGTAATTAAGGATTTATAA
- a CDS encoding DUF1573 domain-containing protein has protein sequence MKNVASFIAVVLFSTISYAQNGPKIEFEAQDNTIDYGKISKSDNGVRSFEFTNTGDAPLLITGAESTVSSIVVTKPAAAIMPGKKGKIDVKYNMVSGPIRKTITVETNAVNYPDGRVALKIKGEVL, from the coding sequence ATGAAAAATGTAGCCTCTTTTATTGCAGTCGTATTGTTTAGTACAATAAGTTATGCACAAAACGGCCCAAAAATTGAATTTGAAGCCCAAGACAATACAATTGATTATGGAAAAATTTCGAAAAGTGACAATGGAGTTCGCTCTTTTGAATTTACCAATACAGGTGATGCCCCGCTTTTGATTACTGGTGCTGAATCTACCGTAAGTTCTATAGTTGTTACCAAACCCGCAGCAGCAATTATGCCAGGAAAAAAAGGTAAAATTGACGTAAAATATAACATGGTTTCCGGTCCGATTCGTAAAACAATTACTGTTGAAACTAATGCCGTAAACTACCCTGACGGCAGAGTAGCCTTAAAAATCAAAGGTGAAGTTTTATAA